One stretch of Oncorhynchus clarkii lewisi isolate Uvic-CL-2024 chromosome 3, UVic_Ocla_1.0, whole genome shotgun sequence DNA includes these proteins:
- the LOC139403371 gene encoding uncharacterized protein: protein MAGECNYKTQYENDDTFCPSKLPDRVRMLAGEPDAARAPTGRKSLGCSPNFELIDGMLYRKKLERGFIHYREVLDEDRRFGAIATFHRRRPGTRHHSLEDTYRSVAENYWWEGMYFQIRDFVLGCSECLEQRNKRLEKGVGESHLSQTMMSHSRDVLNKLRSQREAGLFCDITLRTDGRSYSAHKAVLVAVSEYFQEVFTEMDSAPSARSDIDLTGFSESSLVSLLDFSYSSTLCVSEEDLSEVSTMARHLGMWPAVEACTALQREQADHTSRYPNTEHSALGFPSQCPGSPMELRHHQKDRKKGLAGEGRERVAGGRVVRGLGDGFRLILDQSDESGEESPTRRSPRRPLRPSAHPPGRNGLPLSPMHRMKLMDFKSPSCKITSSPRKNVPSNPRSRNVPSSSLPHTCTRLLRSTPGAAKEVQSMLPRTESPPQGRKPPPVPCPASTSSRQRTCSEANIVRVEEEDEKDNFRALEKYRLMSVLGLQRTSLLPRPEDLIGWRQKKRLRKLKVNNYSLTKRRKPRLQGLGGLPFGGLPLSLPLCTPANAHFLNRIIKKEPVYPISMEDRRLKRSRQPRPFPPSDRSMRSKVALPDLLQPVSRPAYGGRHLRRSVRGEEVSHPPPHLPPRSGNARVPNPKRNISALRIKPEHADYAISALQLPSHGQHPNTHIPPPRAHPRNKGTMETVRVLRYNSGRLLAKAKPERSGMKETGRAQHKSREKSMRTGCNQGARGVTERGPGALSRRKNSSILSPDNVPPPLHSHPLYRVIKEEPADPLPMVGPFPESPSPELGKRQIKPPVKLLDPGFLFSFCRPPGGPMVGVKREEESVDICLTRSVSRGERLGPGGGPDRVLRARGVPPTLPMVKKKREEKSVNQSQTKRQGPPRAVNIHQHNTNQHLVRAKGSKGAHTARDKPKKQAKPLHLPSRGPALLDSICRARLKQLRSPRSQAPKAKSSHVCLQCRASYKDCTSLLMHRIRHIEGKHWPCPLCSKTFFRMRNVKNHIRTHDQRLYKCRSCIAAS, encoded by the exons ATGGCCGGCGAATGCAACTATAAAACACAATACGAGAATGATGACACATTTTGTCCATCCAAATTACCCGACCGAGTGCGGATGCTCGCGGGGGAGCCCGACGCCGCCCGTGCTCCGACGGGGCGTAAATCCTTGGGTTGCTCGCCAAACTTCGAATTGATTGACGGAATGCTGTACCGTAAGAAGTTGGAGAGAGGCTTCATCCATTACCGGGAGGTGCTTGACGAGGACCGACGGTTCGGGGCAATCGCCACATTCCACCGGCGACGGCCAGGCACGCGCCACCACTCCCTGGAGGACACGTACAGATCTGTGGCCGAGAACTACTGGTGGGAGG GGATGTATTTTCAGATCCGAGACTTTGTCCTGGGATGTTCAGAGTGCCTTGAGCAGAGGAACAAGAGACTTGAG AAGGGTGTGGGCGAGAGCCATCTCTCTCAGACAATGATGTCACACAGCCGTGACGTGTTGAATAAGCTGAGGAGCCAGCGGGAGGCTGGACTGTTCTGTGACATCACTCTGAGGACAGACGGACGCTCTTACTCTGCCCACAAGGCAGTGCTGGTGGCAGTGAGCGAGTACTTCCAGGAAGTATTCACTGAGATGGACTCCGCCCCTAGCGCCAGGTCTGACATCGATCTCACAG GTTTCAGTGAGTCTAGCCTGGTGTCTCTGCTGGACTTTTCCTACTCCtctactctgtgtgtgtctgaggaggACCTGTCAGAGGTCAGCACTATGGCCCGTCATCTGGGCATGTGGCCTGCCGTGGAGGCCTGCACGGCCCTCCAGAGGGAGCAGGCGGACCACACCTCCCGCTACCCCAACACGGAGCACTCTGCCCTGGGCTTCCCATCGCAGTGCCCTGGGTCTCCCATGGAGCTCCGCCACCACCAGAAGGACAGGAAGAAGGGATTGGctggagagggcagggagagggtGGCTGGGGGAAGAGTGGTGAGGGGTTTGGGTGATGGCTTCAGACTGATTCTGGATCAGTCCGatgagtcgggggaggagagccCCACCAGACGGTCGCCCCGTCGCCCCCTCAGACCCAGCGCCCACCCTCCAGGGCGGAACGGACTCCCCCTCAGCCCCATGCACAGGATGAAGCTCATGGACTTCAAATCCCCCTCCTGTAAAATAACCTCTTCCCCCCGAAAAAATGTCCCCTCCAACCCCCGCTCCCGAAATGTCCCCTCTTCCTCCTTGCCCCACACGTGTACCCGTCTCCTCCGCTCCACTCCCGGGGCCGCCAAGGAGGTCCAGAGTATGCTGCCCAGGACAGAGAGCCCTCCTCAGGGCCGAAAGCCACCCCCAGTCCCCTGTcctgcctccacctcctccagACAGAGGACTTGCTCTGAGGCCAACATAgtgagggtggaggaggaagatgagaaaGATAATTTCAGAGCGCTGGAGAAGTACCGGCTGATGAGCGTGCTCGGGTTACAGAGGACGTCCCTCCTCCCCAGACCGGAGGATCTGATTGGCTGGAGGCAGAAGAAACGGCTCCGGAAGCTGAAAGTCAATAATTATTCGCTGACTAAGCGGCGGAAACCCCGCCTCCAGGGGTTGGGGGGGCTGCCGTTCGGGGGGctgcccctgtccctccctctctgcaccCCTGCCAATGCCCACTTCTTGAACAGGATCATAAAGAAGGAGCCTGTGTATCCAATCAGCATGGAGGACAGGAGACTGAAGAGATCCAGACAGCCCCGTCCTTTTCCACCCAGCGACAGGAGCATGCGCAGTAAAGTGGCATTACCGGACCTGCTGCAGCCCGTGTCCAGGCCGGCCTACGGCGGCAGGCATCTCAGGCGTTCTGTCAGGGGTGAAGAAGTCAGCCATCCCCCTCCGCACCTCCCGCCCCGCTCTGGGAATGCCAGAGTTCCAAATCCCAAGAGGAACATCTCTGCTCTCAGGATCAAACCGGAACATGCCGACTACGCCATCTCAGCCCTGCAACTCCCCTCACATGGccaacacccaaacacacacatccccccTCCCAGGGCCCACCCCAGGAACAAGGGTACCATGGAGACTGTCAGGGTGCTCCGCTACAACAGCGGGCGTCTGTTGGCCAAAGCCAAGCCGGAGCGGAGTGGCATGAAAGAGACTGGGAGAGCCCAGCATAAGTCCAGAGAGAAGAGTATGAGGACAGGTTGCAACCAGGGAGCAAGGGGGGTCACGGAGAGAGGGCCTGGAGCTCTGAGCAGAAGGAAAAACAGTAGCATCCTCAGCCCTGACaatgtccctcctcccctccatagCCATCCTCTGTACAGGGTCATCAAGGAGGAACCAGCAGACCCTCTACCCATGGTGGGGCCTTTCCCCGAGTCGCCCTCCCCAGAGCTGGGTAAGAGGCAGATCAAGCCCCCTGTCAAGCTTCTAGATCCAGGCTTCCTCTTCAGCTTCTGCCGGCCGCCCGGAGGGCCCATGGTGGGggtgaagagggaggaggagagtgtgGATATCTGCCTAACACGATCTGTCTCGAGGGGGGAGAGGTTAGGTCCCGGGGGGGGCCCGGACAGGGTCCTGAGGGCCAGAGGAGTTCCCCCCACTTTGCCCATGGTGAAAAAGAAGCGAGAGGAGAAGAGTGTGAACCAAAGTCAAACCAAGAGGCAGGGGCCACCAAGGGCTGTCAACATTCACCAACACAACACCAACCAACACCTGGTTAGAGCCAAAGGGTCAAAGGGTGCACACACAGCACGGGACAAACCAAAG aagCAAGCTAAGCCCCTCCACCTGCCTAGCCGAGGCCCCGCCCTGTTGGACTCGATCTGCCGTGCGCGGCTCAAGCAACTGCGGAGTCCTCGCAGTCAGGCCCCCAAGGCCAAGTCATCCCACGTCTGCCTGCAGTGCCGGGCCTCCTACAAGGACTGTACCAGTCTCCTCATGCACCGCATCAGGCACATCGAGGGCAAGCACTGGCCCTGCCCT CTGTGCAGTAAGACGTTCTTCAGGATGAGGAATGTGAAGAACCACATCCGGACCCATGACCAAAGGCTGTATAAGTGTCGCAGCTGTATTGCTGCATCCTGA